One region of Peribacillus simplex genomic DNA includes:
- a CDS encoding SMI1/KNR4 family protein, with translation MIYSALKEFIKQYGEGDDFTGGVSEDKVKETEQKLQVSLPESYKWFLRNYGYGGLFGVEIIGYGFTGPAVVDATKDHQKYYDLIDGLVVIEDIDEFAYCLDTNKMKNGECPVIMWDNHEGYGRTLADNFLDYFIERLEWAKEDW, from the coding sequence GTGATATATTCAGCTTTAAAGGAATTTATTAAGCAGTATGGCGAAGGTGATGATTTTACAGGTGGAGTAAGTGAAGACAAAGTAAAAGAAACTGAACAAAAATTACAAGTCTCATTACCGGAAAGTTACAAGTGGTTTTTAAGAAATTATGGTTATGGTGGACTTTTTGGTGTGGAGATTATTGGATATGGTTTTACGGGTCCAGCAGTAGTAGATGCTACCAAAGATCATCAAAAGTATTATGATTTAATAGATGGACTGGTGGTTATAGAGGATATTGATGAATTTGCCTACTGCCTCGATACTAATAAAATGAAAAATGGAGAATGTCCAGTAATAATGTGGGATAATCATGAAGGCTATGGTCGAACGCTTGCCGATAATTTTTTAGACTATTTCATTGAACGCCTTGAATGGGCAAAAGAAGATTGGTAA
- a CDS encoding SMI1/KNR4 family protein — MNNELLELINQYMEKGDFIGEVSDDDIARTEKILEVNFPPEYKEFVKKFGSGGICGVDVLGVEGADYASVVESTKRYRKLGLPKKYIVIENVDEFVYCLSTLDEYNVVS, encoded by the coding sequence ATGAATAATGAACTATTAGAATTGATAAATCAATATATGGAAAAAGGAGACTTTATTGGAGAAGTTTCTGATGATGACATAGCGAGGACAGAAAAAATACTGGAAGTAAATTTCCCACCAGAATATAAAGAATTTGTTAAAAAGTTTGGTTCCGGAGGGATTTGTGGAGTTGATGTACTTGGTGTTGAAGGAGCAGACTACGCCTCTGTAGTTGAAAGTACAAAGCGTTATAGAAAGTTAGGTTTACCAAAAAAATATATTGTTATAGAGAATGTTGATGAGTTTGTTTACTGCTTAAGCACTTTAGATGAATATAATGTTGTTAGTTAG
- a CDS encoding SMI1/KNR4 family protein, translating into MAKFDYIKNSNHKFFPLKEKDLIKAEERLGFKFPPELRRFYLEVGYGFLKGNNENSINRLMDPDTIADIILREGIFEYDPDLEGIYEEADKLVFYEVNEGVYLTLDLNDTQRTSVHFFETNIADSLDDFIKKIDEDNEYFFDMME; encoded by the coding sequence GTGGCTAAATTTGATTATATTAAAAATAGTAATCATAAGTTTTTTCCATTAAAAGAAAAAGACCTTATTAAAGCGGAGGAAAGACTCGGATTTAAATTTCCCCCTGAACTAAGGAGGTTTTACTTAGAAGTTGGTTATGGTTTTTTAAAAGGCAATAATGAGAATTCAATAAATAGATTAATGGATCCTGATACTATTGCAGATATTATTCTAAGGGAAGGTATCTTTGAGTATGACCCTGACTTAGAGGGGATATATGAAGAAGCAGACAAACTTGTTTTTTATGAAGTAAACGAGGGTGTATATTTAACACTTGATTTAAATGATACTCAAAGGACCTCTGTACACTTCTTTGAGACTAATATTGCTGATTCATTAGATGATTTTATAAAAAAAATTGATGAAGACAATGAATACTTTTTTGATATGATGGAGTAA
- a CDS encoding ankyrin repeat domain-containing protein, with protein sequence MGEKSLNKTIRNAIKLGDINEVKRLIGDNPESLHLMTPFGTWLHVAAKKGYFEIVKYLIHKGIDVNTKGDIFDASPLRVAAGAGHLEIVKYLIERGAELDVTLAKRNPLFGAIYGGHKEVVEFLVEKGIDISIRYTGESIKNMDAYEYAREFGQTEIAEYLKQKMDEKE encoded by the coding sequence ATGGGTGAAAAAAGTCTAAATAAAACTATAAGAAATGCTATTAAGCTTGGTGATATTAATGAAGTAAAGCGTTTAATAGGCGATAATCCAGAATCTTTACATTTAATGACACCATTTGGTACGTGGTTACATGTTGCAGCAAAGAAAGGATATTTTGAAATAGTAAAATATCTGATTCATAAAGGAATTGATGTCAATACAAAAGGTGATATATTTGATGCTTCTCCTTTAAGAGTGGCAGCAGGAGCGGGGCATTTGGAGATAGTTAAGTATTTAATAGAGAGAGGCGCAGAATTAGATGTGACCTTAGCAAAAAGAAATCCATTATTTGGAGCGATTTATGGTGGGCATAAAGAAGTAGTAGAGTTTCTAGTTGAAAAAGGAATAGATATTTCAATTAGATATACGGGAGAGAGTATTAAGAATATGGATGCATATGAATATGCTAGAGAATTTGGGCAAACAGAAATTGCTGAATATTTAAAGCAGAAGATGGATGAAAAAGAATAG